One Pseudorasbora parva isolate DD20220531a chromosome 4, ASM2467924v1, whole genome shotgun sequence genomic region harbors:
- the LOC137072619 gene encoding lysophosphatidic acid receptor 2-like isoform X1 has translation MSSTVQSVSAATVCYSNESVKFFYDQSKKNISETWRSKDIVVVSLGLLVCVFVILTNILVMMAIFMNRRFHYPIYYLLGNLAAADLFAGISYLYLMFHTGPWTAKLTVYQWFVRQGLIDTSLTASVINLMAIALERHQTIFTMQLHSKMTNHRVVLLIIGIWLIAIVMGLIPTMGWSCVCNISKCSTMAPLYSRSYLIFWAVLNLLIFMVMVAVYTRIFIYVRHKNHRMSQHTSQVKHKETVFNLMKTVFLILGCFVVCWTPGLVLLLLDGLCDSCDVLTYEKFFLVMAECNSFMNPIIYSYRDKDMRDTFKRILCYPCRKSQQTGEHSGVRFNTLEQERRRRVLQESWVARRARDLGGEPANGGLVVLKDAEKMLESSES, from the exons ATGTCTTCGACGGTCCAGTCGGTGTCCGCTGCGACGGTTTGCTACAGCAATGAGTCTGTGAAGTTCTTTTACGACCAAAGCAAGAAGAACATCAGCGAAACATGGCGGTCGAAAGACATTGTGGTGGTTTCCCTAGGACTGCtcgtttgtgtttttgtgatcttAACCAACATCCTGGTCATGATGGCCATCTTCATGAACCGCAGGTTTCATTACCCCATATATTACCTGCTGGGAAACCTGGCGGCCGCGGATCTGTTCGCCGGCATCTCCTACTTGTACCTGATGTTCCACACCGGCCCCTGGACAGCCAAGCTCACTGTATATCAGTGGTTTGTCCGACAG GGTTTGATCGACACCAGTCTGACCGCATCTGTGATTAATCTAATGGCCATCGCATTGGAGCGACACCAGACCATCTTCACCATGCAGCTGCACAGTAAAATGACAAACCACAGAGTTGTGCTGCTCATCATTGGCATTTGGCTCATCGCCATAGTGATGGGTCTGATACCCACTATGGGATGGAGCTGCGTGTGCAACATCAGTAAGTGCTCCACAATGGCACCGCTCTACAGCCGCAGTTACCTGATATTCTGGGCTGTGTTGAACCTGCTGATCTTCATGGTCATGGTGGCTGTCTACACACGCATCTTCATCTACGTCCGACACAAGAACCACCGGATGAGCCAGCACACCTCGCAGGTTAAACATAAAGAGACGGTGTTCAACCTCATGAAGACAGTCTTCTTAATATTGG GTTGTTTCGTGGTGTGTTGGACGCCGGGCCTGGTTCTGCTTCTGCTGGATGGTCTCTGCGACTCCTGCGATGTCCTCACGTACGAGAAGTTCTTCCTGGTGATGGCCGAATGCAACTCCTTCATGAACCCCATCATCTACTCCTACCGGGACAAGGACATGCGGGACACCTTCAAACGCATCCTCTGCTACCCGTGCCGGAAGTCCCAGCAGACCGGCGAGCATTCGGGCGTCCGCTTCAACACCCTGGAGCAAGAG CGGAGACGGCGTGTGCTGCAGGAGTCGTGGGTC GCTCGCAGGGCTCGGGACTTAGGCGGTGAACCAGCTAATGGAGGTCTGGTGGTGCTAAAGGATGCAGAGAAGATGCTGGAGTCCTCTGAAAGCTGA
- the LOC137072619 gene encoding lysophosphatidic acid receptor 2-like isoform X2 codes for MSSTVQSVSAATVCYSNESVKFFYDQSKKNISETWRSKDIVVVSLGLLVCVFVILTNILVMMAIFMNRRFHYPIYYLLGNLAAADLFAGISYLYLMFHTGPWTAKLTVYQWFVRQGLIDTSLTASVINLMAIALERHQTIFTMQLHSKMTNHRVVLLIIGIWLIAIVMGLIPTMGWSCVCNISKCSTMAPLYSRSYLIFWAVLNLLIFMVMVAVYTRIFIYVRHKNHRMSQHTSQVKHKETVFNLMKTVFLILGCFVVCWTPGLVLLLLDGLCDSCDVLTYEKFFLVMAECNSFMNPIIYSYRDKDMRDTFKRILCYPCRKSQQTGEHSGVRFNTLEQEARRARDLGGEPANGGLVVLKDAEKMLESSES; via the exons ATGTCTTCGACGGTCCAGTCGGTGTCCGCTGCGACGGTTTGCTACAGCAATGAGTCTGTGAAGTTCTTTTACGACCAAAGCAAGAAGAACATCAGCGAAACATGGCGGTCGAAAGACATTGTGGTGGTTTCCCTAGGACTGCtcgtttgtgtttttgtgatcttAACCAACATCCTGGTCATGATGGCCATCTTCATGAACCGCAGGTTTCATTACCCCATATATTACCTGCTGGGAAACCTGGCGGCCGCGGATCTGTTCGCCGGCATCTCCTACTTGTACCTGATGTTCCACACCGGCCCCTGGACAGCCAAGCTCACTGTATATCAGTGGTTTGTCCGACAG GGTTTGATCGACACCAGTCTGACCGCATCTGTGATTAATCTAATGGCCATCGCATTGGAGCGACACCAGACCATCTTCACCATGCAGCTGCACAGTAAAATGACAAACCACAGAGTTGTGCTGCTCATCATTGGCATTTGGCTCATCGCCATAGTGATGGGTCTGATACCCACTATGGGATGGAGCTGCGTGTGCAACATCAGTAAGTGCTCCACAATGGCACCGCTCTACAGCCGCAGTTACCTGATATTCTGGGCTGTGTTGAACCTGCTGATCTTCATGGTCATGGTGGCTGTCTACACACGCATCTTCATCTACGTCCGACACAAGAACCACCGGATGAGCCAGCACACCTCGCAGGTTAAACATAAAGAGACGGTGTTCAACCTCATGAAGACAGTCTTCTTAATATTGG GTTGTTTCGTGGTGTGTTGGACGCCGGGCCTGGTTCTGCTTCTGCTGGATGGTCTCTGCGACTCCTGCGATGTCCTCACGTACGAGAAGTTCTTCCTGGTGATGGCCGAATGCAACTCCTTCATGAACCCCATCATCTACTCCTACCGGGACAAGGACATGCGGGACACCTTCAAACGCATCCTCTGCTACCCGTGCCGGAAGTCCCAGCAGACCGGCGAGCATTCGGGCGTCCGCTTCAACACCCTGGAGCAAGAG GCTCGCAGGGCTCGGGACTTAGGCGGTGAACCAGCTAATGGAGGTCTGGTGGTGCTAAAGGATGCAGAGAAGATGCTGGAGTCCTCTGAAAGCTGA
- the LOC137072620 gene encoding lysophosphatidic acid receptor 1-A-like, whose translation MSSTVQSVSAATVCYSNETVMFFYANSKRYISTEWGRQEALMISLGLLVCVFVIFTNILVMMAIFMNRSFHYPIYYLLGNLAVADLFAGLSYFYLIFRTGPWTRSLTVYQWFIRQGLVDTSLTASVVNLMAIALERHQTIFTMQLHSKMTNHRVVLLIIGIWLIAIVMGLIPTMGWSCVCNISKCSTMAPLYSRSYLVFWAVLNLLIFMVMVAVYTRIFIYVRHKNHQMSQHTSQVKHEETVFNLMKTVFLILGCFVVCWTPGLVLLLLDGLCETCNVLAYDKYFLVLAECNCFMNPIIYSFRDKDMRDTFKRILCCTCRKSQQTGEHSGVRFISLEQKRIR comes from the exons ATGTCTTCGACGGTCCAGTCGGTGTCCGCTGCGACGGTTTGCTACAGCAACGAGACTGTGATGTTCTTTTATGCCAACAGCAAAAGGTATATCAGTACCGAATGGGGGCGGCAAGAAGCCTTGATGATTTCCCTGGGACTGCtcgtttgtgtttttgtgatcttCACCAACATCCTGGTCATGATGGCCATCTTCATGAACCGCAGTTTTCATTACCCCATATATTACCTGCTGGGAAACCTGGCAGTTGCGGATCTGTTCGCTGGCCTCTCCTACTTTTATCTGATATTCCGCACCGGCCCCTGGACCAGAAGTCTCACCGTATATCAGTGGTTTATCCGACAG GGTTTGGTCGACACCAGTCTTACCGCATCTGTGGTTAATCTAATGGCTATCGCATTGGAGCGACACCAGACCATCTTCACCATGCAGCTGCACAGTAAAATGACAAACCATAGAGTTGTGCTGCTCATCATTGGCATTTGGCTCATCGCCATAGTGATGGGTCTGATACCCACTATGGGATGGAGCTGCGTGTGCAACATCAGTAAGTGCTCCACAATGGCGCCGCTCTACAGCCGCAGTTACCTGGTATTCTGGGCTGTGTTAAACCTGCTGATCTTCATGGTCATGGTGGCTGTCTACACACGCATCTTCATCTACGTCCGACACAAGAACCACCAGATGAGCCAGCATACCTCGCAGGTCAAACATGAAGAGACAGTGTTCAACCTCATGAAGACAGTCTTCTTGATATTGG GTTGTTTCGTGGTGTGTTGGACGCCGGGCCTAGTTCTGCTTCTGCTAGATGGTCTCTGCGAAACCTGCAACGTCTTGGCATATGACAAATACTTCCTGGTGCTGGCTGAGTGCAACTGCTTCATGAACCCCATCATCTACTCCTTCCGGGACAAGGACATGCGGGACACCTTCAAACGCATCCTCTGCTGCACGTGCCGGAAGTCCCAGCAGACGGGCGAACATTCGGGTGTCCGCTTCATCAGCCTGGAGCAAAAG CGCATAAGATGA